The Euphorbia lathyris chromosome 2, ddEupLath1.1, whole genome shotgun sequence genome includes a window with the following:
- the LOC136220164 gene encoding uncharacterized protein, with protein MLTLHSALLPSLTSSNISLAEEPNHMLNSAFDRFKWRLVIAYDGTRYAGWQYQQSPPTVQCFVEKALVRATKLDRKDLLLVGASRTDTGVHAWGQVAHFVTPFNYHCLDSIHAALNGILPPDIRVREVSPALPEFHARFSVRSKVYQYKIYNDAFMDPFLRCYAYHSGYKLNAGVMREAAKYFVGTHDFTAFANVSRGDRVVNPVKTIFRFDVVEMGALLQLEVEGTGFMYRQVRNMVGLLMEIGKEAIPPEIVPEILATRNRRELAKWYAMATPPQGLCLVDVNYKEEHLRLPSGCPKISFGRYHSVRKCKIPVF; from the exons ATGCTGACTCTTCATTCTGCTCTACTTCCGAGTCTAACTTCATCCAATATTAGCTTA GCTGAGGAACCTAACCACATGCTCAATTCCGCCTTTGATCGTTTTAAGTGGCGTTTGGTTATAGCTTATGATGGCACTCGCTATGCAG gctGGCAATATCAGCAATCCCCTCCAACCGTTCAGTGTTTCGTTGAAAAAGCTTTAGTTCGTGCTACAAAGCTAGATAGGAAGGATCTTCTTTTAGTCGGGGCAAGTCGGACGGATACAGGGGTTCATGCTTGGGGTCAG GTCGCGCACTTTGTTACACCTTTCAATTATCACTGCTTGGATTCCATTCATGCAGCTCTCAATGGTATCCTTCCTCCAGATATACGAGTTCGTGAAGTTAGCCCTGCACTACCTGAATTCCATGCTCGGTTTTCCGTTAGGAGCAAGGTTTATCAGTACAAGATATATAATGACGCCTTCATGGATCCTTTTCTGCGCTGTTATGCATACCATAGTGGTTATAAGCTTAATGCTGGTGTCATGAGAGAAGCTGCAAAGTATTTTGTTGGAACTCATGACTTCACTGCTTTTGCCAACGTATCTCGTGGTGATCGAGTGGTGAATCCCGTCAAGACAATCTTTCGATTTGATGTCGTTGAAATG GGAGCTCTGTTACAGTTAGAAGTTGAAGGAACGGGTTTCATGTATCGACAAGTGCGGAACATG GTTGGTTTGCTTATGGAAATAGGAAAGGAAGCGATTCCTCCGGAGATTGTCCCGGAGATATTGGCGACGCGTAACCGGAGAGAGCTGGCTAAATGGTATGCCATGGCAACCCCGCCTCAAGGGTTATGCCTTGTAGATGTCAATTACAAGGAAGAACACCTTAGGCTTCCTTCAGGTTGCCCCAAAATTAGCTTTGGTAGGTACCACAGTGTAAGAAAGTGTAAAATTCCAGTCTTCTGA
- the LOC136220165 gene encoding protein TRIGALACTOSYLDIACYLGLYCEROL 4, chloroplastic, protein MEMKKLRWAMDGGFWDLDLSTPLTLEGEARPVPGEPLPLGICRGTKLSRHKQIHFFQRFMSTFFIPSYSPSSPAHGHGFSLQSILPIPTFHQNWFGTFLGQFNLQKFVSSLNEDSGTSQASSSSRFEKFFGGLRDKSLYALSFCSELSLTPDDTFLFSFDTYGDNNRKPRKKAILHHQFLNHNLTLEAVSPGLFVDKSGNYWDVPLSMAIDLASVPCESGATYHFCMNHNSGSPKLFQGDQSMGAPASLLPGSSLKTAFAFNKKLDIWRSKAHKLRMVQPFDIFLSNPHVSASGIIGATILAYLGDNSVRSQEVDAEGFKGLCLRAPAAKCALIADMFSSISLTAQHGDFQRLFLDLTRFQARLDIPSGSKFLTGAVALAQDFFNSQQPSVETVQAMCPNATISLQQQIAGPFSFRVDSGVEIAWKNKDWRINVHDPVFAVEYALQVLGSAKAVAWYSPKQKEFMVELRFFET, encoded by the exons ATGGAGATGAAGAAGTTGAGATGGGCGATGGATGGAGGGTTTTGGGACCTGGATTTATCCACACCATTAACTCTTGAAGGAGAAGCTCGTCCTGTTCCTGGAGAACCTCTTCCATTAGGTATTTGCAGAGGCACTAAGCTTTCTAGACACAAACAAATCCATTTTTTCCAGCGATTTATGTCCACTTTCTTTATCCCATCGTATTCTCCTTCTTCTCCTGCTCATGGACATGGCTTCTCTCTCCAATCTATCCTCCCAATCCCTACATTTCATCAGAATTG GTTTGGTACATTTCTAGGTCAATTCAATTTGCAGAAGTTCGTCTCTTCTCTTAATGAAGATTCTGGCACTTCGCAAGCTTCATCGTCTTCCCGATTCGAGAAATTCTTCGGAGGCCTTCGCGATAAGTCCCTTTACGCCCTTAGTTTCTGTTCAGAGCTCTCGTTAACTCCTGATGATACCTTCCTCTTTAGTTTTGATACTTATGGCGATAATAATAGGAAACCCCGTAAGAAAGCGATTCTGCATCACCAG TTCCTGAATCATAACTTAACTCTGGAGGCAGTTTCGCCTGGACTTTTTGTTGATAAATCTGGTAATTATTGGGATGTACCTTTGTCCATGGCGATTGACCTTGCTTCGGTGCCTTGTGAATCTGGTGCTACTTATCATTTCTGTATGAATCATAATAGCGGCTCACCGAAGCTATTTCAAGGTGATCAGAGTATGGGAGCACCTGCTTCGCTGCTTCCTGGTTCTTCACTGAAAACTGCTTTTGCCTTCAATAAGAAATTGGATATTTGGAGAAGTAAAGCTCATAAGTTGAGGATGGTCCAACCATTTGATATATTTCTTTCAAATCCTCATGTTTCAGCTTCAGGAATCATTG GTGCCACCATTTTAGCCTATCTTGGAGATAATTCAGTTAGATCACAGGAAGTAGATGCTGAGGGTTTTAAAGGTTTATGCCTTCGCGCGCCTGCGGCAAAATGTGCATTAATAGCTGATATGTTTTCATCTATTTCATTAACTGCTCAGCATGGAGACTTCCAGAGACTTTTTCTTGATCTTACTAGATTTCAAGCTCGTCTAGATATTCCTTCGGGATCCAAGTTCCTTACTGGTGCTGTAGCATTAGCGCAAGATTTTTTCAATTCTCAACAGCCATCAGTTGAAACAGTTCAAGCAATGTGCCCCAATGCAACCATTTCACTTCAGCAGCAG ATTGCTGGACCTTTCAGTTTTAGAGTGGATTCTGGTGTTGAAATCGCTTGGAAGAACAAAGATTGGCGAATCAATGTACACGATCCAGTGTTCGCTGTGGAGTATGCATTACAGGTCCTTGGTTCAGCAAAGGCAGTCGCTTGGTATTCCCCAAAGCAAAAGGAATTCATGGTAGAACTTCGCTTCTTTGAGACGTAA